A single window of Culicoides brevitarsis isolate CSIRO-B50_1 chromosome 3, AGI_CSIRO_Cbre_v1, whole genome shotgun sequence DNA harbors:
- the LOC134834512 gene encoding uncharacterized protein LOC134834512 isoform X2, which produces MRKLNVGATMSRPAKPTTAKKVAPPAVPEIYRHSGSSFGSVGYASSDDGGFLQPPDSPMILSLKSSSSSSEDQPDCANSGSSNMLSKSPGVTYIPPNTFTFSARGEPLTHKTAVIYHQSLALQQEDQGIDLTQSPGRDSPGSSSGSAGSGSRHSTASLDSGRASSYVTGTSSNRGALSSPRYSVSSCSIGSVDRMTQRSDHDIITEWLSEIHFDEYAQLFAKAGYDLWTISRMTPEDLTAIGIKKPHDREKIKQHIDALQLPDSLPNYVPGSLDEWLRLLRLEEYVQPLLAQGYQSVCDVTTLTWEDLEDIGIIKLGHQKKILLAIKRVKDIISGKVASPGITPHGQLRQPPGKQLDTIEDAQEAQRASSHFTFNRHTMQDAAYYSHPGMQQSMMNVLPMQYSGLLNQNNTWRRSYDDGDITPTNENFICTEGGGTLPRHNRSGINRSRPVAKVVATNVMQQQQQQALLAQQQQQQPPIMMQDLAFKQIPVATKCFTNHCNPAAAAAPGSLVGSPMMGKKHPPEPPRRQFSSPAQIEQFSGHFEQLSLTSQQQAQSHYAIPTYQPYHFSAHLPHNYQHYPQHNQPVYANFMSGQQHQTTVEVHAEKINDSKSNSSIDSIDAIPFANDNAGTIKNRAIVNRHETSLTSLSSSSSSSSCSGASSKSTSSSASVTTTIAGNTSKLNALKSSQSPTSTSMSTGITNDAAAAAELVDTNVLNDIGNMLANLTDELDAMLEEEKRAGINDSE; this is translated from the exons atgagaaaactAAATG TTGGTGCAACAATGTCTCGTCCCGCAAAGCCGACAACGGCAAAAAAGGTCGCGCCGCCCGCAGTACCTGAAATCTATCGGCACTCTGGCAGCTCTTTTGGCTCTGTCGGTTACGCCTCCTCCGACGACGGTGGATTTCTCCAACCGCCCGACTCACCGATGATCTTGTCGCTGAAATCCTCGTCATCATCCTCCGAAGATCAACCAGATTGCGCCAATAGTGGAAGCAGTAACATGCTTTCGAAAAGTCCCGGCGTCACGTATATACCTCCAAATACCTTCACATTTAGTGCCCGCGGCGAGCCCCTCACACACAAGACAGCTGTCATTTATCATCAGTCGTTGGCGCTGCAGCAGGAAGATCAGGGCATCGATCTAACGCAATCTCCCGGTAGAGATAGTCCCGGATCGTCGTCGGGATCAGCTGGATCTGGTTCGAGACATTCGACAGCGAGTTTGGATAGTGGGCGTGCCTCGTCATATGTCACGGGAACGTCATCCAATCGTGGAGCGTTAAGTAGTCCCCGGTACAGTGTGAGTTCGTGCTCAATTGGCAGCGTAGATCGCATGACACAAAGAAGT GATCACGATATAATTACTGAATGGCTTTCGGAAATACATTTTGACGAGTATGCACAATTATTCGCCAAAGCTGGATACGATCTGTGGACAATATCGCGTATGACGCCCGAAGACTTAACCGCAATTGGTATCAAGAAGCCGCATGACAGAGAAAAGATCAAGCAGCATATTGATGCTCTACAATTGCCTGATAGCTTGCCGAATTATGTtcct GGATCTCTTGACGAATGGCTACGCCTATTACGCTTAGAAGAATACGTTCAACCGTTATTAGCTCAAGGTTATCAGTCAGTTTGTGATGTAACGACATTAACATGGGAAGACTTAGAGGATATTGGTATCATTAAGTTAGGACatcagaagaaaattttacttgccATTAAGCGTGTTAAGGACATCATTAGCGGTAAAGTTGCGTCACCGGGTATTACGCCGCATGGTCAG ttGAGACAGCCGCCGGGAAAGCAATTGGATACTATTGAAGATGCGCAGGAGGCGCAACGGGCAAGTAGCCATTTTACGTTTAATCGACACACGATGCAAGATGCAGCTTATTACTCGCATCCCGGTATGCAACAATCGATGATGAATGTGCTTCCAATGCAATATAGCGggttattaaatcaaaataat acatgGCGTCGTTCTTATGATGACGGAGACATCACGCCCACAAATGAGAATTTCATTTGCACGGAAGGTGGTGGCACGTTGCCTCGTCACAATCGCAGCGGAATAAATCGGAGCCGTCCAGTAGCGAAAGTCGTTGCGACAAATGtgatgcagcagcagcagcaacaagcTCTTTTggcgcagcagcaacaacaacaaccccCAATTATGATGCAAGATTTGGCATTCAAGCAAATCCCGGTTGCCACAAAATGTTTTACGAATCATTGCAACCCCGCTGCCGCTGCTGCTCCGGGAAGTTTAGTCGGTAGTCCAATGATGGGTAAAAAGCATCCGCCCGAACCGCCGAGACGACAGTTTTCGAGTCCCGcacaaattgaacaattttccgGGCACTTTGAGCAACTCTCGTTGACGTCGCAGCAACAAGCTCAATCGCATTACGCAATCCCCACGTATCAGCCATACCACTTTAGTGCGCACTTGCCGCACAATTATCAGCACTATCCGCAACACAATCAACCGGTTTACGCGAATTTCATGAGTGGACAGCAGCATCAGACGACTGTCGAGGTGCATGCggagaaaattaatgattcaaag TCCAACTCGAGCATAGACTCCATCGATGCCATCCCCTTTGCCAACGACAATGCCGGCACAATTAAGAATCGCGCGATTGTCAATCGTCACGAAACCTCGTTGACATCCCTCTCCTCCTCGAGTTCCAGTTCGTCGTGTTCGGGTGCCAGTTCAAAGTCAACTTCGTCATCTGCCTCCGTAACGACAACAATTGCCGGAAACACATCCAAACTGAATGCCCTCAAGTCGTCACAGTCCCCAACCTCGACTTCGATGTCAACGGGAATCACGAACGATGCCGCCGCCGCTGCCGAACTTGTCGACACGAATGTCCTGAATGACATCGGAAACATGCTCGCCAACTTGACTGACGAACTGGATGCCATGCTGGAAGAGGAGAAACGAGCAGGCATTAACGATAGCGAGTAA
- the LOC134834512 gene encoding uncharacterized protein LOC134834512 isoform X1, producing the protein MRKLNVGATMSRPAKPTTAKKVAPPAVPEIYRHSGSSFGSVGYASSDDGGFLQPPDSPMILSLKSSSSSSEDQPDCANSGSSNMLSKSPGVTYIPPNTFTFSARGEPLTHKTAVIYHQSLALQQEDQGIDLTQSPGRDSPGSSSGSAGSGSRHSTASLDSGRASSYVTGTSSNRGALSSPRYSVSSCSIGSVDRMTQRSDHDIITEWLSEIHFDEYAQLFAKAGYDLWTISRMTPEDLTAIGIKKPHDREKIKQHIDALQLPDSLPNYVPGSLDEWLRLLRLEEYVQPLLAQGYQSVCDVTTLTWEDLEDIGIIKLGHQKKILLAIKRVKDIISGKVASPGITPHGQQPQLYLNLQEIQQHQQIYQQPKTPKFTQSQYIMNPPQLYYVNQDGDDIFVPNNYKQHLTLWNEQHLGNGSAGLTQRYSMFNNATTSAGIVNGCDEIHELPDPDNDDAAHDETHGENDIVLIKLRQPPGKQLDTIEDAQEAQRASSHFTFNRHTMQDAAYYSHPGMQQSMMNVLPMQYSGLLNQNNTWRRSYDDGDITPTNENFICTEGGGTLPRHNRSGINRSRPVAKVVATNVMQQQQQQALLAQQQQQQPPIMMQDLAFKQIPVATKCFTNHCNPAAAAAPGSLVGSPMMGKKHPPEPPRRQFSSPAQIEQFSGHFEQLSLTSQQQAQSHYAIPTYQPYHFSAHLPHNYQHYPQHNQPVYANFMSGQQHQTTVEVHAEKINDSKSNSSIDSIDAIPFANDNAGTIKNRAIVNRHETSLTSLSSSSSSSSCSGASSKSTSSSASVTTTIAGNTSKLNALKSSQSPTSTSMSTGITNDAAAAAELVDTNVLNDIGNMLANLTDELDAMLEEEKRAGINDSE; encoded by the exons atgagaaaactAAATG TTGGTGCAACAATGTCTCGTCCCGCAAAGCCGACAACGGCAAAAAAGGTCGCGCCGCCCGCAGTACCTGAAATCTATCGGCACTCTGGCAGCTCTTTTGGCTCTGTCGGTTACGCCTCCTCCGACGACGGTGGATTTCTCCAACCGCCCGACTCACCGATGATCTTGTCGCTGAAATCCTCGTCATCATCCTCCGAAGATCAACCAGATTGCGCCAATAGTGGAAGCAGTAACATGCTTTCGAAAAGTCCCGGCGTCACGTATATACCTCCAAATACCTTCACATTTAGTGCCCGCGGCGAGCCCCTCACACACAAGACAGCTGTCATTTATCATCAGTCGTTGGCGCTGCAGCAGGAAGATCAGGGCATCGATCTAACGCAATCTCCCGGTAGAGATAGTCCCGGATCGTCGTCGGGATCAGCTGGATCTGGTTCGAGACATTCGACAGCGAGTTTGGATAGTGGGCGTGCCTCGTCATATGTCACGGGAACGTCATCCAATCGTGGAGCGTTAAGTAGTCCCCGGTACAGTGTGAGTTCGTGCTCAATTGGCAGCGTAGATCGCATGACACAAAGAAGT GATCACGATATAATTACTGAATGGCTTTCGGAAATACATTTTGACGAGTATGCACAATTATTCGCCAAAGCTGGATACGATCTGTGGACAATATCGCGTATGACGCCCGAAGACTTAACCGCAATTGGTATCAAGAAGCCGCATGACAGAGAAAAGATCAAGCAGCATATTGATGCTCTACAATTGCCTGATAGCTTGCCGAATTATGTtcct GGATCTCTTGACGAATGGCTACGCCTATTACGCTTAGAAGAATACGTTCAACCGTTATTAGCTCAAGGTTATCAGTCAGTTTGTGATGTAACGACATTAACATGGGAAGACTTAGAGGATATTGGTATCATTAAGTTAGGACatcagaagaaaattttacttgccATTAAGCGTGTTAAGGACATCATTAGCGGTAAAGTTGCGTCACCGGGTATTACGCCGCATGGTCAG CAACCTCAACTGTACTTGAACTTGCAAGAGATCCAGCAGCATCAGCAAATTTATCAGCAGCCGAAGACGCCGAAATTCACGCAATCTCAGTACATAATGAACCCGCCGCAGCTGTATTACGTGAACCAAGATGGGGACGATATCTTTGTGCCAAACAACTATAAGCAGCATTTGACGCTGTGGAACGAGCAGCACTTGGGCAATGGCAGTGCCGGCTTAACGCAACGCTATTCCATGTTCAATAATGCAACGACCTCCGCTGGCATCGTCAATGGATGCGACGAAATCCACGAATTGCCAGACCCGGACAACGACGATGCGGCCCACGACGAAACGCACGGCGAGAATGACATTGTTCTGATAAAG ttGAGACAGCCGCCGGGAAAGCAATTGGATACTATTGAAGATGCGCAGGAGGCGCAACGGGCAAGTAGCCATTTTACGTTTAATCGACACACGATGCAAGATGCAGCTTATTACTCGCATCCCGGTATGCAACAATCGATGATGAATGTGCTTCCAATGCAATATAGCGggttattaaatcaaaataat acatgGCGTCGTTCTTATGATGACGGAGACATCACGCCCACAAATGAGAATTTCATTTGCACGGAAGGTGGTGGCACGTTGCCTCGTCACAATCGCAGCGGAATAAATCGGAGCCGTCCAGTAGCGAAAGTCGTTGCGACAAATGtgatgcagcagcagcagcaacaagcTCTTTTggcgcagcagcaacaacaacaaccccCAATTATGATGCAAGATTTGGCATTCAAGCAAATCCCGGTTGCCACAAAATGTTTTACGAATCATTGCAACCCCGCTGCCGCTGCTGCTCCGGGAAGTTTAGTCGGTAGTCCAATGATGGGTAAAAAGCATCCGCCCGAACCGCCGAGACGACAGTTTTCGAGTCCCGcacaaattgaacaattttccgGGCACTTTGAGCAACTCTCGTTGACGTCGCAGCAACAAGCTCAATCGCATTACGCAATCCCCACGTATCAGCCATACCACTTTAGTGCGCACTTGCCGCACAATTATCAGCACTATCCGCAACACAATCAACCGGTTTACGCGAATTTCATGAGTGGACAGCAGCATCAGACGACTGTCGAGGTGCATGCggagaaaattaatgattcaaag TCCAACTCGAGCATAGACTCCATCGATGCCATCCCCTTTGCCAACGACAATGCCGGCACAATTAAGAATCGCGCGATTGTCAATCGTCACGAAACCTCGTTGACATCCCTCTCCTCCTCGAGTTCCAGTTCGTCGTGTTCGGGTGCCAGTTCAAAGTCAACTTCGTCATCTGCCTCCGTAACGACAACAATTGCCGGAAACACATCCAAACTGAATGCCCTCAAGTCGTCACAGTCCCCAACCTCGACTTCGATGTCAACGGGAATCACGAACGATGCCGCCGCCGCTGCCGAACTTGTCGACACGAATGTCCTGAATGACATCGGAAACATGCTCGCCAACTTGACTGACGAACTGGATGCCATGCTGGAAGAGGAGAAACGAGCAGGCATTAACGATAGCGAGTAA